Proteins encoded within one genomic window of Arachis ipaensis cultivar K30076 chromosome B08, Araip1.1, whole genome shotgun sequence:
- the LOC107614127 gene encoding histone H2B, whose amino-acid sequence MAPKTEKKPAEKKPAAEKAPAEKKPRAEKKIPKEGGADKKRKKAKKSVETYKIYIFKVLKQVHPDIGISSKAMGIMNSFINDIFEKLAQEASRLARYNKKPTITSREIQTAVRLVLPGELAKHAVSEGTKAVTKFTSS is encoded by the coding sequence ATGGCGCCGAAGACAGAGAAGAAGCCAGCGGAGAAGAAGCCGGCGGCAGAGAAGGCACCGGCGGAGAAGAAGCCTCGTGCGGAGAAGAAGATCCCTAAGGAAGGCGGTGCtgacaagaagaggaagaaggcgaagaagagcGTTGAAACTTACAAGATCTACATATTCAAGGTGTTGAAGCAGGTTCACCCTGACATCGGGATTTCGAGCAAGGCCATGGGGATTATGAACAGCTTCATCAATGACATCTTCGAGAAGCTCGCTCAAGAAGCTTCTAGACTCGCCCGCTACAACAAGAAGCCTACCATTACTTCACGGGAGATTCAAACCGCCGTCAGATTAGTACTCCCCGGCGAGCTCGCTAAGCATGCTGTTTCTGAGGGAACGAAGGCCGTAACCAAGTTCACTAGCTCTTAG